The Sciurus carolinensis chromosome 18, mSciCar1.2, whole genome shotgun sequence region TAGGTGGGGCGCGCCCCGGGGGCTCGGAGACAGGGATGGGATGGCGGGGCGCTGGGGGCGGGGCTCCGGGCCCGCCCTGCCTGGCTCACGCGCGCCGCCCACAGCCCCTCTGCGGTGGCGGAGAAGAGCACCGGCAGCATCCTGGACGACATCGGCAGCATGTTCGACGACCTGGCCGACCAGCTGGACGCCATGCTGGAGTGAGGCGGCCGCCCACGTCGGGCCCGCAGCGCCCTGGTTTCGGCCCGCACACTGACCTTTACCTCAGGACGGGCAGCCCTGGGCGCGGGCGGACCCCGCGCGGGGTGGGCCGTGCTGCCAGCCCCACGCACAAGCACAACTCCCGCCCCTGGCCCTGGGCCGAGCCTGCCTGGAGGACCGCCCAGCCGGGCGTCCCAAGGGCTCTGGGCAGACGCGCCGCCCCGCGATGATGCCCGTCCCTTTCTGCTGCTCCCTGTGCAATAACTGCTGAGCCACCTGCCACTGTCTCCGGCCAGGCCGGGCCCCAGTGGGTGCAGATGAAGAGCAGGCCCTCCCCTGCCCGAGAGCAAGAGGGAGGGGACAGCCGCTGTGGGCCCCTCCCCAATATGTGGCAGAGCACAGGCCTAtgcccagcacagaactgccctTTGGGGAACCGCTCTCAGCCTCTCTGGGGCAGCACAAGGGGCAGGGGCTGAGGGTAGGCCCGCTCACTGTACCCCCAGCATATAAGCTATCAAGAGTATTAATTTATTGGGAATGAGCTGAGGCAGATTtccccaaagaaacaaaaaggtataactttaacaaatatatatttaaaaaaagaaaaaatattattgatcCTATAGAAAACCATTTACCAACTGAAAGGACACTGGACTTCAGCTCAAGACAAAAGCTGTCAGGGGCCCAGGTCACCTGTgtgtccttcccttcctccacctGGGAGTGGCCATGGCCACTAGCACACACAGGAGGCTAGGTCCAGGGAGGGTGGGGCATGGCCCAGGGTCTCCTCTGCCCTTCTCTCTTGTAACTTCTGTGTCTGAAGAACTTGAAGGATGTGCCTTGCTCGCTGACAGTCTGTGTCCTCCATGCCACTGAGACCATGGGGAGGGCTCCCTCCTGGCTGAGGCCACGTCCTGGGGTGTGGGGGTGCGGGTGTGCAGCATGGTGAGCGGGCATGTCAGCTGAGTGTCAGCAGTGTGGGTGCGGGGTGTGGCATGCCAGGCTGTGGGCAGAGGTGCACAGGCGGGCGTGCAGAGCCCTGCACTGGTCCTGTACCGGCAACCAGTCCACCATGCTCCAGTTCCCAACAGATGCTCTGCTCATGGTCCAAGGCTGTGTTGTGTGGTCATTCCTcaccctctcttttcctctctcctttcctccctccaaaAAGTACTGACTGATCTCCTCTATCGTGTTTGCTGATCCACAGTGTTGGGCACAACtttgacatttctttaaaaaaaaaaaaaaaaaaaaaaaaaagaattaacactgAAAACCAGCGACTGGTGCAGCTGGTGGAGGGTCCAGCTCAGGGGGTGTCCAGCATAGGGCCCCTTCCAAATTTCAAACCTGGAGCTTCCCCCTAAGTGGATATGCTCCCCCCGGGCTCTCCTTGGTGGGCAGCCCAGACTGGGGCTCCAGCAAGTGGGGAGGGATGTTTGGGCAGGGAGCTGCTGTCAGCTGTCAATAAACAGCAGAAAATGGAGCTGCCTGGCTCACTCTTGAGGGTATGTGTGTTGGGAAAAGTGGAGTGTGGTGGACTGGAGGCTGGGAGCCAAGGGGGTGGTGAgcctcctccctgcagggagaaaGGTCCCCCAACCCCTCTCCCTCAATGCGTTTTCTGGGTATACCAATGTCCTCAGGGCCACATGTAACCCCCAGCCCCACTCATGGCCACAGTCCTGTGCAGCTTTTATTTCAATCAGGAAGTAATCAAATAAATCTATATACAGTTTAAAAACAGTAGAAAAGGTAAGTAAAAAGGCCCATAATCCAACTGGCATGGGGACAAAGGGTGGGCTGGGCAAGCGTCGTACCTGGCACCCAGAGAGGAGCCTGGGCGTTGCCCTAGCCACAATGAGAGAGGGTCGAGTTGAGTAAAGGGAGGCTCATGGAGTGCAGGGCAGGAGGGCACTGCCTGGCCATGTGACTCTGTCTACCTGCCCCTACAGGGTAGGAAAAGCTCCAGGGCCACCCCCTGTGGCCAGCTTGGCTCAGACAGGGCCACCGGAAGCAAAGGTCTGGTCTGGAGTCTGTTAGCATGTCCAAACCTGCAAAGAAAGGTCTGTGTTTCAGGTGCCACTGTGGGCCCAAGGACACTTGTCAGTCATACCTGCCCTCCACTGGTACTTACCTGGAACCACTAGCTCCTTACCCTCTATGTCCCTCCATTCTGTGCAGCCCCTTGAATGGTCTAGAGTCATAGACACTGACCTTCACAGTGCTATCCACAGCTCCTGAGAAGAGCCGGCCCCGGGACACAGCCAGTGCGGTCACACTACCCTGATGGCGCAGTAGAGTCTGGGTGCAGATCATGTTATCCATGCTCCAGACCTAGGGAGTACAGGGGATGTGAGGGCCCACCCAAGCCCAGATCTCCTCCCCCTGTGCCTCCTGTTGCTGCTGGGCCAGCATGTACCCTGAGGGACCGGTCATAGGATGCACTGAAGACTTTGGTCTGGTCTGGTGTCGAGATGACCGCCAGGGCATACACGGTGCCCACATGGCCTGTTAGGGTCCGCACCTGCTCCTTGGATTCGATATCCCATACCTGAAGGAGGCAGGCACAGGTGGGTCAGAGACAGAGATCCAGAATGAGGAGGGGAAGATGGGCCCTGAGTCAAGCCTGCCCCTGGGTACTTGGCCCTTACATGGATGAGGTTCTCATAGGTGCCACAGACAATGTGGTGATTCGTCACAGCGATGGAGTAGACGCTGCCACCAGACGTCTGTAGGACGTGGATGCAGTCGAGGGTCCGGATGTCCCAGATCTATGGGCAAGTGTCCCCACTTGGTCCAGGCCAGGGGCCTCACGCCCAAGGTCTCTGAAGCTCAGATACTAAGAGGCAGCCTGCCCCACCCACCCAGGGTGTGTATAATTGtaggggcagggcagagggagtgCTCAGGGATGGCCTGGAAAGTGCAACAGAGGGCAAGGTCTTGCCAACAGGGGGTAGCTTGGCACACCTTGATTGTCTGGTAGGAGCCACTGTACAAGTAGCTCTGGGCTGCCACCAGGGCCCGCACCCAGTGGTTGAGGCCTGTGAGCTCCTTCTTCAACTTTAGCTCAGTACCCACGATGTCCCAGACCTGTGGGGATGGCTGTGAGCACAGGCTGCATCAGTGCCCAGTGCCCTGATGCTGTGCACATGCAGGTGCACCCTTGCCTGTACCTTAATGGCCTTCAGGGAGCCACTGAAGAGCATGTTGTGGGAGGACACAAGTGTGCACACAGGGTTGTCGTGGGCCCGGATGGTGTTCACTTTCTGCAGGTTCTGGATATCCCATACCTACAGGGGTGATGGCGAGCCTTAGGACAGTCAAACCAGGAGCTGGGCCTCCTTCCCCTGTGCCGCCCCACAGGCCCTACTCACAATGATAGTGCAATCTGCAGAGCCACTGTAGAGTTTGCACCTGGGAGAGCAGAGCCAACACATGAGGGTAAGGGAAGGTACCATCCTTTCTGACACTGCCCTGGCTAGGGCCAAGTGAACCTGCATCTTGGCCTAGTGCCAGAGCCACTGCCATTCCTGAGCCATAGCCACAGTGTGTGTGGAGCCTTGGAAAGTAGCAGCCTAGCTCCTGGTGCCTGCCTGGCAAGCATCTGATAGCCAAGCTGGGGAAGTCACCAGCCATTAGCCCCACTGCCAGTCAAGCTGCTGCATCCAGTGAGTGAGCACCTCTGCCTCTtgatatatattcacacacacattaGGCCCACACACAGCCTCCCAACACAGGACCAGAAGTCAGGGCCAGAGAAGAGGCCACCCAGGGACAAGGTAGCCAGGAGGTGCTCCATGGACCTGTGCCTAGAGCTGTATCAGGGCTCTGACTTGCCAGTGATGCtgatctcctgcctctgccctctaAGAGTCATACCTCTAGTGTCCAGCCACAGAAGGAGCACCAGGGTTAGGGCCAGGACTGCGTGGAGGCCAGAGCACCAACACAACTCCAGAGACAGAACGACTTCCCAGGGATCCAGCACTGCTAAGGGCTGAGGGTGCCCCAAGGTAGGACAGATAGTCACATGGGCTGAGCTCATAGCCCATGGGGCAGCAGCAGTGTCTCCTGCCTTCGGTCAGTGGGCGCACATGTCTGGACTCACCCCTGGATGCAGAGAGCTAGCACAATGCCATCATGGCCCTCCAGTGTCTTCTGGCACTTGTAGGTGGTACAGGTGTCCCACACCTGCAGAGACCAGGGTCAGAGTAGATCCCAGCAGGGTCAGCCCATTGCCAAGGGGCAGGATGGCAGGATAAAGAAGTCAGCCATCCTGGGGAAAAGGCCCTGCCTGGGAAGAACCCAGCCCACCTTGATGGTCTTGTCAGAGGAACCACTGAAGAGCAGGTCACCCATGGAGTAGACACAGAGACACCAGACAGGGCCCTGGTGGCCGACAAAGGTCCCTTTGCACTTGAAGATCTGCTGAGGGTCATAGGCTGCAGATGGGAGAAGCTGGTGAGGGACCCACAGGGGTCCAGGGTATAGCAGGTGGAAGCAGCAGGGGGCCATAACTCACATCCTAGGATGCCCATGTTCAGCCGTGCATTGATGTGGGACAGCTCATCCTACAAGGCCGAGAACAGAAGGGAGAGTGGTAAATAGAGCTGCCATGACTCTGGTGGCAGCCATGAAGCACCCAGACCTGGCCTGGGTCAGGTGGCAGCAGCCCTCACCTGAACAGACTTCTAACCCAGCTAATGGAAACAAAGGCCAGAAGGGAGGCCTGCCTGCTGGGGCCCCACCTTCCTGCATCTCACCCACCTGCATGCCCAGTCAACTCACATTCAACATGGATGCATCCCTCCGGAATTCCATGAGGTCCTCGCTGAGTTTGCTCTGATTCTCATCCAGGACATCTGCACAGTAGGAGAGAGGGTGTCACTGGCATCAGGAGCAGTGGCTGGCAGCACCCTGTACCCTGCACCCTCCGGGCTGGCCCTCACCAAACTTGAGCTCGAGGCTCTTCTCTAGCTGGTCAATCTTCTCAGAGAGCTTGCCCAGCATGGAGCGCAGGAAGGCTATCTCCTGGTCCTTTTGTGCCAGGGCCACATGCATCTCGTGGAAGCGGTCATCTGTCTGCTGCAGGAACTCCTTCAGGCCCTCAAACCGGCACGTCTCTAGGTGTGTCTCATATGTATCCTGGTTCCCAATGAAGGTGCACCTGGAGGGACAGGACAGCTGtccacctgcctgcctgccaggaCCCCTTCCTTGGCTTCCCTGACCCCAGGAATCCCTTAAGAATCTTCCACTGCTGTAGCCACCACACCCCAGATTCAGCTGCCCTCCCACCTGCCTGACCTCTACTACACACttcataagagaaatgcaaacatgCACCCGCAAAGCTCTTTAAGGCTTCCTCCCACCCTGAAAATAAAACCCACACTCCTTATTGGCCTCCCTGCCCTGAAAAGCTGAGCTTCGGCctcttctcccacccccacctccctgtCTGATGGCAGCTCCAGTCAACCGCTTGAATCTACTCCTGTGTGCTCCCTCCCTGACACCCCCAGGTCCTTGGCCTATTTAAGTGGGCTCGAGTCTCCACGGTACCTGGACCTCAGCCGTGATGACAGTCATCAGTGTGGCTCCTGGCTAGGTCGGTCACCTCGGGAACCGGCACACGGGGCTCTCAGTTGAGGTGTGCTGAGGAGTGTGACCCCTACCCACGCCTGTGCCCCCACTCACCCGTACTTGAGTGAGGACACTTGATGTGCTCGCATTCTTTGAGGTGGGCCTCCAGGTTCATCTTGAGGAGGGGTGGGCAGCTGGGATTGTTGGGGCAGCGCACAGGCCTGTAGTCACAGCTGCCCTCGTGGTCCCTGTACAAGAGCAGGACATGGGGCACGTGGAAGGCTAAGCCAGAGCCACATGCAGCCCCCAGAGAAGCAAAGGTGCTCAGGACTCCCTGGGGTCTGGGGGGGTACTTACTTCCGGGCACTGAGCTTTATGGTGAAGGGGCACCCCCGGGGTCCACCTCGAAGACACTGGGTTTCCCTGCACCCACCACACGACAGCCGTGCCTGCAGTGGATGAAGAGCTCCCCGATCTGTTCGGCTACCGCGATGTTGTTCACCACCACTGTCAGCTTGGCATTGTCCACGGGACACTTCTCTGGGGAAAGAGGGAATGCTGATCCCACAGTCTGCCCAGCAACCCCTTCCCTGGCAGCTCCACCCAGTGCAGAACTGAATACCAGTGAGGCTGGAGGGTGCAGTGGCAGGACCAGGTAGGTATGAGCCCACTGGGTATCTGACCCACCCATCAATGCCTGGCACAGGAACAGGTGCAGGGCTGGGTCACCCAGGTAGTGACAGGGGTCTCTCAGATGACATAATAAAGTCTTAAGCAGGGTCAAGGGGCGAGGGACAAGGCATGAGGAAGCGGTCAGTCTGGGTGGCAGCACTATGGGACCAGCTACAAAGGGGGTCGGAACAGATGCTACGGGATGGAGGTCCCAAACAGAGCGCTGACTCTGGGAGGCCCACCCACACCCACTGCAGTAGGGACTCAAGACACTGGGAGTTCTGGGTCTCCCTGCTCCACTGTGGAGCTCCTGAGCTTGGGCTTCAGTGCTGGCAGCACCACCACAGTCCCCACAGAGGAAAAGCATGCTTGGACTCTGTGGGAAGGACCAGGGAGAAACCAATAGCCTCTGCTGAGTGGCCAGGGCCAAGGGCTACAGAAGAGACTGGGGCTGCCCTCCCCAGCTGGGGAATGATGTGGTTGGGtctggggaagagggagggaccTACCTGACTTCAAGGCGCATCTCCTACAGAACGTGTGCTGCAGGGATAAAAGGCAGACTTGGGGGATGGCTGTAGTCTTCTTCACCCCAAGTCAAAGCCAGTATAGCCCAGGGTTCATCCCACTCTTTGCCCCACACCAGAGAAGGCACCTGCTAGGCAGCCAGACCAGGCCTGTGATCCAGGCCAAGGCTCCCGGGAAGGGGACCAgcagctggggtggggagggagggtaCACAGGCAGCCTCACCCCACATGTGGTGATCACGGGGTCCTTGAACACACCACAGCAGAGTTGGCAGCACAGCTTCACTGAGGGCTGCTCAGCAAATACCAGTGGCTCCTGAACCAACAGGCAAAGGGTAGGAGAGCAGGAGGTGAGCTGGGTGCTGACAGGGCGAAGAGACCCCAGTCACACCACCAGGCTGCCTGGCCCACGCTGTCCAGGTCCCAAGCTGTTCTCTGGGCCTGGAGGCACCTCAGCTGGGATGTCCTTAGACAGACTGCTGGGGCCTGGGGGGTCTTAGAGGACCAAGGAGGGAAAGCAGGGGGTGAGGGCCCCTGCCAAAGGCAGAACTCAAGCAGGGTGGACCGTGTCCAGCAGTGCAGACGCTGCTACACACACTGTTTGAGCCAGTTCTTGCCTGCCTCTCTTCCCGGGATGAAGACCAAAAagactcccccaccccccacccattCCACCTTCCCACTGCCCTTCCCTGGGAGTAGAAAAACTGTACCTGGGGGACCCAGCCTGACTGCTCAAGTTCTGACATGGACCAGAGAGGACCAAAACTCCTGACCAGACCGGATCCACTCTCTCACTGTGAGCTAGGCTGGTAAGGCCCAAGGACCAAATGCCCCTGGCCCCAGAGCACAGGGACAGTTCTGGAAGACCCTCTGCACTGAGCCCCTGCACCTACcggctcctcttcctcctccggcAGTGAGAACGTGGAGCGCAAGGACATGCTGGACTCGGAGTGCAGGGAGCGGACGGAGATGGCCGAATCGGAGCGGCGAGGAGTGCTGATGGGGGGCTGCACGGAGAGAAGCTGTTCATCAGGGGCTCCGTGCAGGGTCTGTGCAGGGGAAATGGGCCCAGCCTTGCAGAGACTGGGGGGAGCAGTGTCCCTGGGCTACCCGTGAACTAGCGGGTGTTTTTGTGGGGGGGCCACGAGGGGTGCACTGGGAGCTGGTGCAGCCTCTGGTCCCCCGCCACCCGCTTAATCAGCTGGCCACAGTCCCTGGTGCTGGGCTGCCCACTTAGGACTGCCAACTTTCTTTGTGTAAATGGAGAGACTTCCTGCTATTCAATTCTACGAGGACACACTCGGGCTGCTTCCTGCTTCCCGTGAGGGAATGTAGGCTGCAGAGGGGGTGCCTCCGCCAGCCAATCCTGGGCAGCAGAGAGCCCCTGCAGTACTGGACGCAAAGGAATAGAAGGCTGGTGTGGGAGTGGCTGCTGGGCTTCAGGTGCCTACTAGGCTCAGCAGCCTGCTTAGCGTCCTGTCCAGGGGACTCTAGGCCCAGCCTAGAAGGCTAGCAGGAAAGTCAGGGATAGGTCCCCAGCAAGCCCTGTCTGAGCCTCCTGAAAGCAAGCCAGGGACTCCCTCAGGTGCCTGTCTGTGCCTGAGCAAAATGAGGGCTTGGGGGGGAATTCCAGAAGGGGACAGGTActgttccttcctcctttctggacctggaaaacttctagaagtTAACAAGAGCTGATGCTCCCTGGGCTGACAGAAGCTTGCAGCCACATTCCTTGAGCCACTACCCTCAGGAAACAGCATGTGCACACTGTAGGTAGTACCCTAGGCCTGGGCCCAGCTGCTTCTCTGCAAAGCCTCTGTGCAGCATGGAGGCTATGAGGTTGATCATCTCCCTACCAGCCTGGGTGTGAAACCCCATGGTACAGAGGCACAGCCAGTCCCAGGGTCAGACGTCCCCTAGGAGGTGATGCAGCCATATCCATGGGCCTCCCTCACTAGGATAGTGTCCCAAGTGGCTTGTCTACATGGCAATGCCAACCTAAGGAACAGAGGGGAAAGTCAGAAGAAGTGGTCAGACATCCCCATGGGTGGCAACGGAAAGCAGAGCAGTGAGAGCAGAACCAGAAGGGAGCAGCCACGGagctctgctctcctctgcctgccCTTGGTGGGCTTCTCTCAGGATCCAACTCTCCTGAGCACAGGGGTAGGCAGGAAGCTgcccacaggcccagagcaaacACAGAAGATGCCCACATTTCTTTCAGGGTACTATGATCCACTGGATGCTCTGTGATTATCTGAAACCAAAGGAACAGGGAATTTACTTCCTCCAAGGCCCAGGCAGGCTGGTCAGAGGTCATGGATGGAGACGGAGGTAGGCAGAGGCCCACGGGCTACAGGTCTACCTGACTCCTCCTTGGGGTCTCCTGCAGTAGCTGGCACACAGCACGTGTGCCTGTTCGGCTgactaaaatgttttctttctattaaaaaggaaaacaagtccTGGCCTCTCAGTGTGAGAAGGCTTTGGTGCTGAGGCCTGGCTGAGCGGGAGAACCAGCCAAAGGCCGTCAGCAGAGCTGCTAAGCTGGCAAGATGAGGTAAAGCAGAGAGCCAGCACAGAGGAGGGCCAGCTGTTCCAGCACCCATGGGCCCCAGGCCTGCTGGGGTCGGCCTCTTTCCTCTGGCAGGCCCGGAGCCCAGAAATGAGTACCAATGACCCAACTGGCAGGGAATGGCCAGCATGACCCTGGCGACTGTGTGGGGCAGCAGCAGCTAGCCCAAGTGTCCTGAACCCCTCCTTCCCTAACATGGCCAGCACCCTCACTCAGCAGGGGCGGTCTCACAGACCCCCTACTTCTGCTGACCCCACAGCTTAGGTTGATGCACTTTTCCTCACCTGCTATGTCTCTTTCCCCAGTTGGGACCCATCCCTCAAATCCCTGCTTACTCAGAAATCCATTCTCTCTACTCAGCAGCAGAGGAAGTTTCAGAAACATGGGTTTTACCTGGTCACCCTCCTGACTGAATCTTCTATGGATCCCATCTCACTCAAGGTAGAGTCTAATGTGTCTTGTCCTGGCCTTTAAGTGCCACGCCCTCCAGTTCCTGGTCATGGGAGCCTTCTTTCTGTCCTAGGGACTTGCTGACTGTGCTCAGGCCTCAGGGTGTCTACACACTGTTCACTCTGCCCTAGTGTCAGCACCTCTTGGGCCCTAGGCCCCAGGAAAGAGGGCCTATAGGAGGGTGGGGACCTACCATGCCGTCCTCCTCATCCCGTGGGGAGTAGGCGAGGGTGCTGGAAGAGGAAGGTGTTCTGCGGTGCTGCTTGTATGTGCTGGAACCATCAGCTGCCAAGAAAAGAGAGAGGTGCCAGGGGCTATGGATGTGGGCTGCTGCAGGAAGGCCTGACAGGCAGCATGTGGGTCCCTGTGGCTGCTTCTAGCTCTTGGCCTTCTCCAGGGCCGAGAGGGTGCAGTGACAGGGTGTGGGTAGCTGGAGTTGCCTCCCAACATCAAGCAGTGGCGCCGCTCGCCCTGCTCCTGGACTGCCCCAGCACTGAATCTGGACACTCCTGGCTCCAGCCCTGCCTACCCCTGGGAGGGGTCTTCTTTTAGAGCTTCCACAGGGCCCCATCGCCCTAACCTGACGTGGGCTACTCCATGCCCCAGTGAGGTACACGGCCAGTACCAAGTGACCACACCTCAGATCACGGGCAGGAGTGCATACACCTCATTTGACCTAACTGCCAGGTGAGCCGTCTGACAGCCCTGGTTCAGAAACAGGCATAGGCAGGCCAAGGGCGTGCAGTAGGGCCAGGACAGCATGCTGACAGTCTGGGTCCTCCCATTCCTTTTCCTGGCACAGCCAGAACCAGGAAGCAGCCCCAGCTGTTTTAACTCCCCCGGTGAAGGTGCTGAGgcatcctccttcctcctgcccacaATACCCATGCTTGGCCTGGGCCAGAGGACAGGACTGCCCTGAGAAGCAGGGCTGGGAAAAGTCACCTTGTGGGCTCTACATTCTTTCCACTGGATGCAAGGGAGTGGCTGCTACCAACTTCAGGCTCAGTCAGGTCCAGATGTCACAACAACCAGCCCCAAAGGCCTCAGGTCAAGATCAGGCCTTCAACTACTTGCCCTGTGACTGGGCCTCTTTTTCCCTATCTGTCACAAGAGTGGCCAGATTGGGCTggcattgtagctcagtggtacagcacttacccagcatgtgtgaggcactgggttcgattctcagtaccacaaataaataaatgaataaaataaaggtccatcaacaactaaaaaaaataaaaatgaaaaaagagtgGCCATATAAGGCAACTGCTCTGCCTTGCTGCTGAGTTCCAACACACTCTTGTCACCAGGCACAAGGGTGCAACAGCCCACATCCCTCTCTGTTCCCAGGGCTTTTGACAGCTGTAATAGGCACTGTGTGCTCTCCAAGGGTAGATGGACATTCTCTTGGGTGGGCAATTAGgggtgacattttcttttttccttagaaaaaaCCTGTATGAGCAGAAAAGTAGCCTTTTCAGAGCTCCTAAGGGTCACCCAGCAGCAAAAGGAACTGTAACGCGAAGGCACACAAGGTCTATCCAGAGAAGACCACGGAAaggcaattaaaaacaaattagccaggtgtggtggcacacacctgtaatctcagtggctcaggaggctgaggcagcaggatcacaagttcaaagccggcctcagcaaaagcgaggtgctaagcaattcagtgagatcctgtctctaaataaaatacaaaatagggctggggatgtggctcaagtattcctgagttcaatccctggtaccaaaaaaataaaaacaaaacaaaacaattagcTGGCACACACCTAAGAGCACAGTgccagggctgggttgtggctcagtggtggagcactcgcctagcatgtgtgagatactgggttcaattctcagcaccacatgtaaataaatgaataaaataaaggttcaacaacaactaaaaaaattttaaaaaataaaaagagcacaaTGCCAGAAAGGCAAGAGAACACACTCCTGCCCAGAACCCTGGCTCTGAAAGAGGGCCCCGGCCCCCACATCTTTGGGAAGGACACTGTCCATCTGCAACTCCCTACAATCTTCAGACCAAGTGCTGGGGCTGAGGTCCATGGACCCCATGACACTCATGACCCACTGGAGGCTAGAAGACAGCCTGAGGACAGCCAGTcccaggggaggagagaagaaaggtggGCTGGTGGTGCCGCCAGTGAAGTCAGAACAGCCCTCCTTGGAGAGGTGccgggaagagagggaaggacaaGGCCAGGGCATGGGCGAGAAGAATGCACAGCAGAGGCTGAGGTGCTGAAGCAGGGTGGCCTGGCTCCCACCCAGTCAGGAGACTTGGCAAGCAACAGAGGCCGGAAGCTGACAGTGCCTTCTCCTGCCTCACCAGAGAGGTCTGGCCTGGGAGAGGCCAG contains the following coding sequences:
- the Traf7 gene encoding LOW QUALITY PROTEIN: E3 ubiquitin-protein ligase TRAF7 (The sequence of the model RefSeq protein was modified relative to this genomic sequence to represent the inferred CDS: inserted 1 base in 1 codon) encodes the protein MSTGKSARYNRFSGAPANLPSPDLSTGTRMETTFGPAFSAVTTITKADGSSTYKQHRRTPSSSSTLAYSPRDEEDGMPPISTPRRSDSAISVRSLHSESSMSLRSTFSLPEEEEEPEPLVFAEQPSVKLCCQLCCGVFKDPVITTCGHTFCRRCALKSEKCPVDNAKLTVVVNNIAVAEQIGELFIHCRHGCRVVGAGKPSVFEVDPXGCPFTIKLSARKDHEGSCDYRPVRCPNNPSCPPLLKMNLEAHLKECEHIKCPHSSTGECTFIGNQDTYETHLETCRFEGLKEFLQQTDDRFHEMHVALAQKDQEIAFLRSMLGKLSEKIDQLEKSLELKFDVLDENQSKLSEDLMEFRRDASMLNDELSHINARLNMGILGSYDPQQIFKCKGTFVGHQGPVWCLCVYSMGDLLFSGSSDKTIKVWDTCTTYKCQKTLEGHDGIVLALCIQGCKLYSGSADCTIIVWDIQNLQKVNTIRAHDNPVCTLVSSHNMLFSGSLKAIKVWDIVGTELKLKKELTGLNHWVRALVAAQSYLYSGSYQTIKIWDIRTLDCIHVLQTSGGSVYSIAVTNHHIVCGTYENLIHVWDIESKEQVRTLTGHVGTVYALAVISTPDQTKVFSASYDRSLRVWSMDNMICTQTLLRHQGSVTALAVSRGRLFSGAVDSTVKVWTC